One part of the Vitis riparia cultivar Riparia Gloire de Montpellier isolate 1030 chromosome 6, EGFV_Vit.rip_1.0, whole genome shotgun sequence genome encodes these proteins:
- the LOC117916144 gene encoding uncharacterized protein LOC117916144: MMLCSSFRSRIQNFLRDYDRLQFFAVILIYIQIGCALVGSLGALYNGVLLINLAVALFALVAIESSSQSLGRTYAVLLFFSILLDISWFTLFSHEIWNISSKDFGHFFIFSVKLTLSMEIIGFSVRLSSSFLWIQMYRLGVSHVDSTVSREADFDLRNSFLNPTTPTIVRQSSDSDEFLGGSIYDPAYYSSLFEDGHGNQYEGQNYMAEGGSTSAAGSSPQLKASIGRSFQAVDVETAVCNRQKN; encoded by the exons ATGATGCTTTGTTCTTCATTCAGAAGTCGGATACAGAATTTTCTTCGTGACTATGATAGGCTACAGTTCTTCGCTGTTATTCTCATTTACATTCAA ATTGGCTGCGCTTTGGTTGGATCGCTTGGAGCATTGTACAATGGTGTTTTGCTGATTAATTTGGCCGTTGCTTTGTTCGCTCTTGTCGCAATTGAGAGTAGCAGTCAGAGCCTTGGCCGAACTTACGCCGTTCTgcttttcttctccattttgcTCGACATCTCTTGGTTCACTCTCTTCTCTCATGAGATATG GAACATTTCTTCTAAGGATTTTGGCcacttttttatcttttcagtGAAACTCACACTGTCAATGGAAATTATTGGGTTTTCTGTGAGATTATCTTCCTCATTCCTATGGATTCAGATGTACAGGTTGGGGGTTTCACATGTAGACAGTACAGTTTCTCGAGAGGCAGATTTTGATTTaagaaatagttttttgaaTCCTACAACTCCTACTATAGTTAGACAATCCTCAGACTCCGATGAATTTTTAGGAGGCTCTATATATGATCCTGCTTATTACTCATCACTTTTTGAAGATGGTCATGGTAATCAATATGAG GGTCAGAATTATATGGCTGAGGGTGGCTCTACGTCTGCTGCTGGATCTTCTCCTCAACTGAAAGCATCCATAGGCAGATCTTTCCAGGCTGTAGAT GTTGAGACTGCCGTATGCAATCGTCAGAAGAACTGA